From Zavarzinella sp., one genomic window encodes:
- a CDS encoding formylglycine-generating enzyme family protein, which yields MVLIPAGKFTMGADFSDPSYGPAHEVEISAFWLDRYEVTNKQFEEFVQSTGYKTIAERELFQKDFPNLPPEALKPFSICFKIPDGTETGEGSPPWWQAVYGADWRHPDGPGSDIVGKELHPVVHISWDDAMAYCKWAKKRLPTEAEFEYACRGGLESHPYCWGNEVQGTNGKWFANTYQGFFPTKDTAEDGFAGLAPIASYPPNGYGLYDISGNAWEWCSDWFAREYYKVSPKKDPQGPETGEHATHLHPSTGPARVRRGGSYLCADDYCKRYVPYARDANPPNDAACHTGFRCARSVQPNE from the coding sequence ATGGTACTCATCCCTGCTGGTAAGTTCACGATGGGCGCTGATTTCAGCGATCCCAGCTACGGACCAGCACACGAAGTGGAAATTTCAGCATTCTGGTTGGACCGTTATGAAGTAACGAACAAACAATTTGAAGAATTCGTTCAGTCTACTGGATACAAAACAATTGCTGAACGTGAATTGTTTCAGAAAGATTTTCCCAATTTGCCCCCTGAAGCACTAAAACCGTTCTCAATTTGCTTTAAAATCCCTGATGGAACGGAAACAGGTGAAGGCAGTCCACCATGGTGGCAGGCAGTTTACGGTGCCGATTGGCGGCACCCGGATGGGCCTGGCTCCGATATTGTTGGCAAAGAACTGCACCCAGTAGTGCACATCTCCTGGGATGATGCGATGGCATATTGTAAGTGGGCCAAGAAACGCCTGCCGACTGAAGCTGAATTTGAGTATGCTTGCCGTGGTGGATTGGAAAGTCATCCATACTGCTGGGGAAATGAAGTCCAGGGCACTAATGGCAAGTGGTTTGCCAATACCTATCAGGGCTTCTTTCCAACGAAGGATACTGCCGAGGACGGCTTCGCCGGTCTAGCACCCATTGCCTCCTATCCGCCAAATGGTTACGGTCTTTATGATATCAGTGGCAATGCCTGGGAGTGGTGTAGCGACTGGTTTGCAAGAGAGTACTACAAAGTTAGTCCAAAAAAAGATCCCCAAGGGCCTGAAACAGGAGAGCATGCCACCCACCTGCACCCAAGTACTGGACCTGCCCGAGTTCGTAGAGGTGGTTCTTATCTGTGTGCAGATGATTACTGTAAGCGGTATGTGCCTTATGCTCGCGATGCAAACCCACCCAATGATGCTGCGTGCCACACTGGTTTTCGCTGTGCACGTTCGGTGCAACCGAATGAATGA
- a CDS encoding HD domain-containing phosphohydrolase — protein sequence MIDSTPMLDRIALLSNRIADLGNLSARNRVTEQSATIPILQPTTTQFTTALSTDSSLRYLLKEIQVIHAQLQRIHQELGTITGIGPELCWQLVQWHLKQCVREVRELLQFFQVQYHAPQHVELNLTIPATSLEQIQKRKKHLDKLYERAITIGVLKDKLINVMNSLYLGEKITEDTLTDLMHQITTSEMTRVSTLAENSAYANATEKYTDKLPDLILFVATHAMNRTIVLQHVLSSTFCSDVVREQILISSLIMDVGMIQSGKHLFTANGPLNDQQLADLQKHVIRSVEIANTCLPGKYRQVPELIRNHHERIDGSGYPEGSIEKQLTTESELLGIVDTYTALRENRPYRKAKPANIALNEMNLLAEAGHFRYQTMQSLNKLGQYPAGTIVELSSGEIGYVHANLTTDQRQMVKPIVQILLDLHKQPLTWHKQIDFSKNRDIQITRILAQGQAFRYLADTTFEWALLS from the coding sequence GTGATTGATTCCACCCCCATGCTCGACCGCATTGCTTTGCTCAGCAATCGAATTGCTGACTTGGGGAATTTGTCCGCACGAAACAGAGTGACAGAGCAGTCGGCGACGATTCCAATTCTTCAGCCAACGACCACACAATTTACGACTGCGCTCTCGACAGATTCCAGCCTCAGATACCTTTTGAAAGAAATCCAGGTAATCCATGCGCAATTACAACGGATTCATCAGGAACTTGGAACAATAACTGGTATTGGTCCTGAATTATGCTGGCAGTTGGTTCAGTGGCATCTGAAACAATGTGTTCGGGAAGTGCGGGAATTGTTGCAATTCTTTCAGGTGCAATACCACGCACCCCAACATGTTGAACTGAATCTGACAATACCAGCGACATCTCTGGAGCAGATTCAAAAAAGAAAGAAACACCTGGACAAGTTATACGAACGTGCCATAACTATTGGCGTATTGAAGGACAAGCTGATCAATGTCATGAACTCCCTTTATCTGGGTGAGAAAATCACTGAGGATACATTAACTGACCTGATGCATCAGATCACAACCTCAGAAATGACACGCGTCAGCACACTAGCCGAAAACAGTGCGTATGCGAACGCAACTGAAAAATACACAGATAAGCTGCCCGATTTGATTCTCTTTGTTGCCACGCATGCGATGAATCGAACAATTGTTCTTCAACACGTGCTTTCTTCTACATTTTGCTCTGATGTGGTGAGAGAACAGATTTTGATCAGTTCGCTAATCATGGACGTTGGGATGATTCAATCAGGAAAGCACCTGTTCACAGCGAATGGGCCTTTGAATGATCAGCAATTAGCGGATCTGCAAAAACATGTGATTCGAAGTGTGGAAATCGCAAACACTTGCTTGCCCGGGAAATACCGCCAGGTTCCTGAGTTGATACGAAACCACCACGAAAGGATTGATGGTAGTGGGTATCCGGAAGGCAGTATAGAAAAACAATTAACCACTGAATCGGAATTACTGGGAATTGTAGATACCTATACCGCACTGCGGGAAAATCGGCCTTATCGCAAAGCAAAGCCCGCGAACATAGCATTGAATGAGATGAATCTGTTAGCAGAGGCTGGACATTTTCGATACCAGACAATGCAATCCTTGAATAAACTGGGGCAGTATCCTGCTGGAACGATTGTGGAATTGTCGAGTGGTGAGATTGGTTATGTCCATGCCAACCTTACAACAGACCAGCGTCAAATGGTAAAACCGATTGTGCAAATCCTTCTGGATCTGCACAAACAGCCCCTTACCTGGCATAAACAAATCGATTTTTCAAAAAATCGGGATATTCAAATCACCAGAATTCTTGCACAAGGCCAGGCTTTTCGTTATCTGGCAGACACCACTTTTGAGTGGGCATTATTGTCTTAA
- the lexA gene encoding transcriptional repressor LexA — protein sequence MTNQVTLTKRQAEIYSFILEKIAEFGYPPSIREIGDAFEIVSPNGVVCHLKALEKKGYIERNKGAEGKAAARAISIPGDKKAILSIPMLGFVSAGTGLEVVPQNEKLELGQIFPGKTNYALQVRGQSMIEDYITDGDIVIIRKQDTAENGERVIAMIDGAATLKRFYHRHSQIILEPANSSMQPIIVDPSKDIKILGVLIGVIRKC from the coding sequence ATGACAAATCAAGTAACACTGACAAAACGGCAGGCGGAGATTTATAGCTTTATCTTGGAAAAAATCGCGGAATTCGGATATCCTCCTTCAATTCGCGAAATTGGCGATGCCTTTGAAATTGTGTCACCCAACGGTGTGGTGTGCCATTTGAAAGCACTGGAAAAGAAAGGTTACATCGAACGCAATAAGGGAGCTGAGGGCAAAGCTGCCGCACGTGCGATCAGCATTCCTGGTGATAAAAAAGCTATTTTGAGCATCCCTATGCTTGGTTTTGTCTCCGCTGGTACAGGTCTGGAAGTAGTTCCACAGAACGAGAAACTGGAACTAGGGCAAATTTTTCCAGGAAAAACAAATTATGCCCTGCAGGTGCGTGGCCAATCGATGATTGAAGACTACATCACTGATGGCGACATCGTTATCATCCGCAAGCAGGATACTGCAGAGAATGGTGAACGGGTTATCGCTATGATCGATGGTGCAGCTACTTTGAAGCGATTTTACCACCGTCATTCACAGATCATTCTGGAACCAGCGAATTCTTCTATGCAACCAATCATTGTCGACCCTTCCAAGGATATCAAAATTCTGGGTGTGCTGATTGGTGTCATCCGTAAGTGCTAA
- a CDS encoding HEAT repeat domain-containing protein — MNSANSQQKYAIDQHLLLKHDGTWDRRVVVVSAKLLPDGTYEYRVKAIDNGEDLKLIDGKNGLQQISNTVAKANQPTMAAPLPQPPTKLVLKDHSNDPLLKSGLARAPVPIPGIPQKNNEKTHLDSEKSLTEPRVTISTSVPIEKRIGTVDPAGTAHVTVPVRQPQMIVPAAGLVDPVPIMHQPPMTAVGKYREIEPVPIGFRMPVGGTVIQKQAHHESVVGLQNMIQQTLLPSVRERLLENLAEHPAAKSSEVRSFLMDLVMNDPAPNVRAGAIRGLRRIGVVDSSFRAMLVKAENDSEKIVQEEARKTISFYSPQSK, encoded by the coding sequence GTGAATTCCGCAAACTCACAGCAAAAATATGCCATCGATCAACATCTGCTTTTAAAGCACGATGGTACCTGGGACCGTCGTGTTGTCGTGGTTTCAGCGAAGCTATTACCCGATGGTACCTACGAATATCGAGTAAAAGCAATCGATAATGGCGAAGATCTCAAGCTAATAGATGGCAAAAACGGCCTACAACAGATCTCCAACACTGTCGCAAAAGCGAATCAGCCAACAATGGCTGCACCATTACCCCAGCCTCCAACGAAACTTGTTTTAAAAGATCACTCGAATGATCCGCTGCTAAAATCGGGATTAGCCAGGGCGCCTGTTCCGATACCTGGTATTCCACAAAAAAATAACGAAAAAACTCATTTAGATAGTGAGAAATCTCTAACAGAACCTCGAGTGACTATTTCGACTTCGGTACCCATTGAAAAGAGAATTGGAACTGTTGATCCAGCGGGGACAGCGCATGTGACCGTTCCTGTCAGACAGCCACAAATGATTGTTCCCGCCGCTGGACTTGTCGATCCTGTGCCAATAATGCATCAACCACCGATGACCGCGGTTGGAAAATACCGTGAAATCGAGCCAGTCCCGATTGGTTTTCGCATGCCTGTGGGCGGGACTGTCATCCAGAAACAAGCTCACCACGAAAGTGTGGTGGGCTTACAGAACATGATTCAGCAAACCCTTCTGCCATCGGTGCGGGAGAGATTGCTGGAGAATCTCGCAGAACATCCCGCAGCCAAGTCTTCTGAAGTGCGATCATTTTTAATGGATCTTGTAATGAACGACCCCGCACCCAATGTGCGGGCAGGTGCCATCCGAGGTTTGCGAAGAATTGGAGTCGTTGATTCTTCATTCCGGGCCATGCTGGTCAAGGCAGAAAATGATTCGGAGAAAATAGTGCAGGAAGAGGCACGAAAAACAATTTCGTTTTATAGTCCTCAATCAAAGTGA
- a CDS encoding TlpA disulfide reductase family protein has translation MKQLIAGFVIILSSMPLMAQANARQDAMDKIIKDFVDARRAYSVAIRRATTEADEKAAAEKLPKEKDFLPRILALVKENGTDEVAAEMLTMALFAFDTKNPEVVDALDKLTTTAAIKPFVENSIGGAPVAAKPFLKKVLDKNPDKTMQGLACLALGELARGSSDPESAKEAEQYFLRIEKEFADVKGPSGTLGESVKRTLFEIKNLSVGKIAPDAESVDVSTDKPAKLSDFRGKVVVLDFWATWCGPCKQMIPHEREMVKKLKEKPFVLVSISADDGKEELTEFLKTTEMPWVHWWQKGGPLFEKWNVNSLPTIYVIDAKGVIRYKNVRGKDLEEAVEKLLAEK, from the coding sequence ATGAAACAACTGATTGCGGGCTTTGTGATAATTTTATCATCAATGCCACTGATGGCACAAGCGAATGCACGCCAGGATGCCATGGACAAAATTATTAAGGATTTTGTTGATGCACGCCGGGCCTATTCTGTGGCAATACGGAGAGCAACAACCGAAGCTGACGAAAAAGCTGCCGCAGAAAAACTTCCTAAAGAAAAAGATTTTCTGCCACGGATTCTGGCTTTGGTAAAAGAGAATGGTACCGATGAAGTGGCAGCAGAGATGCTGACAATGGCATTATTTGCCTTTGATACCAAAAACCCTGAAGTGGTCGATGCGTTAGACAAATTAACCACCACTGCAGCAATAAAGCCTTTTGTTGAAAATTCGATCGGTGGAGCGCCCGTTGCTGCAAAACCATTTTTAAAGAAAGTGCTTGATAAGAACCCAGACAAAACCATGCAAGGCCTGGCTTGCCTTGCATTAGGTGAACTGGCACGTGGTTCTTCCGATCCTGAATCAGCAAAAGAAGCAGAACAATATTTTCTACGGATTGAAAAAGAGTTTGCAGATGTGAAAGGACCAAGCGGAACTTTGGGTGAATCGGTAAAACGTACTCTGTTTGAAATCAAAAATCTTTCCGTGGGCAAAATAGCTCCAGATGCAGAATCTGTTGATGTCTCGACTGATAAACCAGCAAAACTTTCTGATTTTCGTGGAAAAGTAGTTGTGCTTGATTTCTGGGCTACCTGGTGCGGGCCGTGCAAACAGATGATTCCTCATGAACGGGAAATGGTAAAAAAATTAAAAGAGAAGCCTTTCGTTCTTGTCAGCATCAGCGCAGACGATGGTAAGGAAGAATTAACTGAGTTTCTGAAAACAACCGAAATGCCATGGGTACACTGGTGGCAAAAAGGTGGTCCTTTATTCGAGAAATGGAATGTGAATTCCCTCCCAACCATTTATGTGATTGATGCCAAAGGTGTCATCCGCTACAAGAATGTACGGGGCAAGGATTTGGAAGAAGCGGTAGAAAAACTATTAGCTGAAAAGTAA
- a CDS encoding amidase, giving the protein MQNVTLGVKDIIDVAGLPTKAGSQGMGNHPAAEDAECVRLLRAAGLKIVGKTTTTAYASFDPSPALNPWNIQHTPGGSSSGSAVAVSLGQVQVALGTQTGGSVIRPAAYCGVYGFKPTWGAISLKGVLPLAPSLDHLGWMAKRIQDLQLLWKILAGQGTSNRHLPLSLLNLGGYFSKNLDHQIKSMMQHCCDLLSVDQLEETPSSWNDIDEVHLNIMAIEASQVHAYRFHDQPEDYPPNITRLIRHGQKFSQREYQQLLDSQKKLRDEAIDLWRNRILITPAIPSPAPESSTTGDPRFNTPWSLLGWPTVCMPVRLSDGGLPMAIQLSSPPGTDQQLLETAAGLERDFPWDLHPPVSNWGLSAEQFGAFVNQPN; this is encoded by the coding sequence ATGCAAAATGTAACACTAGGTGTCAAAGATATTATCGACGTGGCAGGGTTACCAACGAAGGCGGGTAGCCAGGGCATGGGCAATCACCCAGCTGCAGAAGATGCTGAATGCGTGCGATTATTGCGTGCTGCAGGTTTGAAGATCGTTGGCAAAACTACCACGACAGCATATGCATCGTTCGATCCTTCTCCTGCGTTGAATCCATGGAATATACAACACACTCCCGGTGGTAGTAGTTCAGGTTCTGCAGTAGCTGTGTCACTGGGACAGGTTCAGGTTGCATTAGGAACTCAAACAGGTGGGTCAGTTATTCGACCAGCAGCTTATTGTGGTGTTTATGGATTTAAGCCCACCTGGGGTGCCATTTCGCTGAAAGGTGTGCTGCCACTGGCCCCGTCATTGGATCATCTTGGCTGGATGGCTAAAAGAATCCAGGATTTGCAGTTACTGTGGAAAATACTTGCAGGGCAGGGCACTTCTAATCGTCATCTACCTTTATCATTGCTGAATTTAGGCGGGTATTTCTCGAAAAATTTGGATCATCAAATCAAATCGATGATGCAGCATTGTTGTGATTTGCTTTCAGTCGATCAGTTGGAGGAAACTCCTTCGTCATGGAATGATATCGATGAAGTCCACCTGAATATTATGGCAATTGAAGCAAGCCAGGTTCACGCTTACCGTTTTCATGATCAACCAGAAGATTATCCACCGAATATCACCAGGCTGATACGGCATGGCCAGAAATTTTCGCAGCGAGAGTATCAGCAACTGTTGGATTCTCAGAAAAAATTACGAGACGAAGCCATCGATCTTTGGCGGAACCGGATTTTGATCACTCCAGCGATCCCTTCACCAGCACCAGAAAGTTCTACAACGGGTGATCCTAGATTTAATACTCCATGGAGCCTGCTTGGTTGGCCAACAGTTTGTATGCCGGTACGGTTGTCAGACGGTGGCTTGCCGATGGCAATTCAGCTTTCATCTCCACCAGGAACCGATCAACAATTACTCGAAACCGCAGCTGGATTAGAACGCGATTTTCCATGGGATCTGCACCCACCTGTATCAAACTGGGGATTATCAGCGGAGCAATTTGGCGCATTCGTTAATCAGCCAAACTAG